Part of the Benincasa hispida cultivar B227 chromosome 12, ASM972705v1, whole genome shotgun sequence genome is shown below.
CATTTTTCCACACGGGAATTTCCAACATCTCTGACTAAACTAACGAAGTCACTAAACTTCTTTTGAATAAATTATTCCACGTGGAAAGCAAAGCAAGTGGCACTTTACTCTTAATTCTCCACCGTTCATATTCACAAatcataataaaagaaaaaaagaaaacacaattAATTTTTCATGGTAGACGCACAACAATCAATTAAACAATCTTACAATAACAATAaaaggagggaaaaaaaaaaaacaaatctaaaTGTACGTTTCTAATGTATTGTTGCGTCCCATCTGTGGGACCATCCCCATGATAGTCCCACAATTTTTTAATACCactctttaatatttgatatttagttaaaattatatatcatcATTGTTAGTATTTAtcgttaatttataatttgatccttaaattttaaattttaaatttatatttttagataaatattaatttacacTTCTACACTTTAttgattgtatcaatttaaactctaaactaataattgtatcaatttaaatctcttaaacttttataagtgtatcaatttaaattccaaattaataatcatatcaatttaaatattgaagTTTTATAACTATATCAACATGAACCTTCATTACGTTTTATTTagatacacttatgaaaatttagagtttGAATTAATATACTTAGtctagaatttaaattgatactagtttgaggtttaaattgatgtTACCTCCAAAGTtgaggatttaaattgatacaatctctaaaggtataaattaatatttttgtttatgaagtttcataaatattaaaaaatttcataattttcaatatttatatttaatactttgattagtttattttatttatttatttttggaaagtTTGAGGACAGAGGACTAACTTGTAATTTTGCTTTTAAACAAAATATCTTCCCCGTACTCAATAGATGGCCTTCCTTCTTCAATCTTCGTTAACCTCAAATCTCCGGTATATTCCCAAGGATGCCGCGGCCCCACAATTCCCATGATATCACACGTGCCGATCCTATTTTGAGGCGCATGGGATTTCCTCGCAGGGACACCCATTAATTCTTCGCCACGTGTCTGTCTCGCCAAAAGCCTGTGAACCACTACAAGTACCGTTGGATCCTCCAGAGATCTGCAGTGGCCGGAGTTGTTTCGTCAGGAGGCGACGTTTTTCTTGCGGCAAAAGCTCATCGCCGGTGAGtcattgatcttcttcttcttcttcttcagtgcTTCCTGATGACATTTTAGTTTCAgatagtttcttttctttccatGCGATTGTTTCACATTTCGTTTTCATCTTTTGAACGGTGGTCTACAGTCTACCTGCTTACTGTTTCATATTACGGTTGTGTCTGTCTTTGGTGAGTGGCTATTTACCAATGCTTGCTTGTTTTTAGGTGAGGTGTTCACCTGGATGTGAGTTCCTGTTCTGACGTAGCTCCGATTCTGTGTTTGTGTCGTGTTATTTCTTGATCATTTCGAAATCTAGTTTGTTTGGAAGCGGATTGAGCGAGATGAAGCATGATAGTTTTCATTTAGATGGATTCCGAAACTTTTTTCTTGTGTTGCATGACCGTTCATTTCATGATTTATTCCGCGAGTAATTTGAGTGTTTTGCATGCATAGATTAATGATGGTATTTTACGATTTATTTGCTGGAGgtgaattgaatttattgttcTGATTTCTGGACGCTGTTTTAGATCAAGGATGGCTTCAATGGGATCTGTGACTGTTTCCAACTTTGTGTCGAGGAGTTCTCTCATAGTTAGTCATGGGGCTTCAGGCTCAGAGACTAAAACGAGCATTTCACAGGTTGGGGTGAAGAACCAAATTGAAACTCACAAGGGATTGAAATCCTTGAACAATTTGGATGTGCTGCGAAAGAGAACTCCTGCAAGTGCAATTTGCAGGACTGTCAGCAGGAAAACTGATGGACTTGTTGCAACTGCTGGGAAAATTGTGTGTGAACAAGGGATGAATATAGTGTTTGTGGCTGCTGAAGTTACTCCATGGAGCAAAACTGGTGGGCTTGGTGATGTTCTTGGAGGATTGCCTCCAGCATTGGCTGTAAGTGAAGTTTTTCGCTTCACTTTCAAACGCAATTTTGTCAGAATTTTCTGTTATAGTCTGAATTTTTTACTGCTTTTATGTTTTAGGCTAGAGGACATCGCGTCATGACTATAGCTCCTCGCTATGATCAGTACAAAGATGCTTGGGACACAAATGTAACAGTCGAGGTATAGGTTCTTCATCTTCGTGAAAATGATTATCTTTTGTGGGGAGGGGACAAAGTAACTGTTTTGTGATATTTTCATGAACATGACCAGATGCAAGTTGGGGATGAAATTTTAACTGTACGGTTTTTCCATTGCTACAAACGAGGAGTTGATCGAGTATTTGTTGATCACCCTATATTTCTGGAAAAGGTAATGTGAATTTCGTAACTAAAGTGTGTTCTGCCAGATCTTTCTTCTAATGCTTTGCATTGTGTATGTCAACAGGTTTGGGGCAAAACTAAATCTAAACTTTATGGGCCGAATGCCGGAGTGGATTATGATGACAATCAGTTGCGGTTTAGCCTGTTGTGCCAGGTGACTAAGCTTATATTCCTTTTCTGCAGATCATCTTTTCACAGGCTTGAGGAGTGGGTGGGATTACAGgagtaaaaatatatacatttttcctTGTGACGCCTAGAAATGTTTGTTCTTGTTCAAAATACGTTTCTGTTCATTGGCATCGTAGCAATATAGAGACAGCCCATGGAATTCTATTATCCAAGTCCGTTAACTTTCATTGAGTGcctccaataaaaaaaaatcttttgtaaatttcatttagccATCTTCTAGAATTTCCGTATGACATTTACAAGTAGTTCGTGCACAAAATACCCAATTTGCTAGGTTTTCACTTAGTTCAACTGAAAATTCCATCAATATCCTTCTTGACATGGTTTCCAGTGTTACAACATTTATTTTACATTGAACCATCAAATACCTTTATTCATCAGGCTGCTCTGTTGGCACCtttggttttaaatttggaCAGCAGCAAGTACTTTTCAGGACCATATGGTGTGtattctctttatttttttttttttataatttccaATAATCTCAATTCAATAGTTACTAGTTAATAAATGACTCACAAAGAAAATATGCTTTGCTAATCATTGCAGGCGAGGATGTTGTATTTGTTGCCAATGATTGGCACACAGCTCTTCTTCCATGTTACTTGAAATCCATGTATAAAGCAAGGGGAATTTATGAGACTGCCAAGGTAGGTTTGTGCCATATTAGTTCTCCCTATTTCAGTAGATATATTAGTATCACATTATACAAATTCAAGAGCTGATATTGGACTCACTTTTAAATGCTCAAAGGTTGCTTTCTGCATCCACAACATTGCTTACCAAGGAAGATTTGCTTTCTCAGACTTTTCCCTTCTGAATCTGCCTGACCAATTCAAGAGTTCTTTTGACTTTACTGACGGGTGAGTGCCATCAGTTACTTTCCAGTTAATCTGCATCCCAGAAAATTTATTCTCCCAATATGTCCTAAGAAATCTTGGTTTCTAGGTATGTAAAGCCTGTGAAGGGAAGAAAAATCAATTGGATGAAGGCTGGGATATTGGAATCTGACAGAGTGTTGACTGTTAGTCCATACTATGCACAGGAACTTGTTTCTGGAATTGAGCGGGGTGTTGAATTGGATACCATTCTTCGTTTGACCACGGTTACTGGTATACTGAATGGTATGGATGTTCAGGAGTGGAACCCTACCACTGACAAATACATTCCCATCAAATTTAATGCGGAAACTGTAAGTTAACTGACATTGTTCACATTTCCCTTCTAAATTGATTAAAGAAATTTCTTAGCCAGATCTTCATTTTCAGGTTGCGGAAGCTAAAGCGCTCTTGAAAGAAGCTCTTCAAGCAGAAGTTGGATTGCCTGTCGACAGGAACATCCCTTTGATAGGGTTCATTGGCAGACTTGAGGAGCAAAAGGGATCGGATATCCTATCGGCAGCTATTCCAAACTTCATTCATGAAGATGTTCAATTGGTGGTCCTTGTACGTATATATAACCTATTTCTTTTATCAAACCGTATTTGGATGAAAGTTAATTTCCATCTTCTTTCTACTAGGGAACTGGCAAGAAATACTTAGAGCAACAGCTTGAAGGGCTAGAGATAAAATATCCTGACAAAGCTAGGGGGGTGGCAAAGTTCAACGTTCCTTTAGCACATCTCATAAATGCTGCAGCTGATTTCTTGATCATTCCAAGTAGATTCGAACCATGTGGTCTCATCCAGTTGCAAGCTATGCCTTATGGAACAGTAAGTCACCAAAAATTTCATATACATACTCATAGTTATCTCTAGGTTTACTGTGCGTAGGTCAACTAGTTAAAGGCATACACTCTGGAGGATTCGAATCCACCACCCCACATATTTAACTAAGAAAAACTTTCTGATAGAAAATTTCTGTTGGCAGATCCAACACAATAGCTTGATAGTGATAGAATGTTTCAATTTCAGATTCCCTTGGTAAGCACAACTGGTGGACTTGCCGACACTGTTATTGATGGTTATACAGGTCTCCAAATGGGCGCTTTCAGCGTCGAAGTAAGTATGATAGTTTCAAATCTGCATCACATAATTGCTTTCAATTCTTTCTCTGTTTCATTCTGAATTCATGTTGCAACTTTTTGATTGGAGTTCACTTGTTTGCCAGTGTGAAACGGTTTCTCCTGCTGATGCAGCTGCAATTGCTAAAACTGTACTAAGAGCTATCGCACTTTTCGGCACTGCTGCCCACAAAGAAATGATACAGAATTGTATGGCTCAAGATTTCTCTTGGAAGGTAAATTCAACATAAACCGCACAATCACAAATACTCTCATACTCGTATTTCAATTGTATTTCGTGATTCaactgaaaaggaaaaatgtcgTCATCTCGTGTTAATTTATGCAGGGCCCAGCTAAACAATGGGAGAAATTCTTGTTGGGATTGGGAGTCGATAACAGCCAACCTGGAATGGAAGGGGAGGAAATTGCTCCTCTTGCCAAGGAAAACCTTGCGACTCCTTGAGAAGGCTGCCAGAAGTGATGTATGGCTATATAAATTCCCAATTTCTCTTAGTATATGCTAAATGCCAATGGATATGGATATGGAGAGGGAAGTACTGGAGGATTTGTTTGATCTTTTTGCACATATCCTTCCAAAACAGGTAAAATGGGTCTAGTAAACTGAGGCCACTCTCCAATTGATGGTTGATCCTGAAGCACATGGCAATTGACAGGTGTGATTGTTGTATTCcatcaaagaaaaaagaattggATAATAAACTACATCTGCAAtcttttctttttgcttttGGTAATCTTTTGTTGTAGAGTGTAAGTATATAATATAGTATAATGCATCTCATAGTTTTGGAAATTTTGGTCTTTTGTTGTGCATGTGGATGGGTCTTGTTAGGCAGGTACGGGTGGTTGATTTTGGTTGGTCAATGTCTCCGTAATGTGATAATAATCATTGGATTCTGCATGTGCCTTAACAACTATTGGCTATAAACTTGAGGCAGTATTCTCTCGTACATGGTGAAATACATTGTTAACTATATTGGGGCGGTCTTACCAAATAATTTCTTTGATTAGTTTTTTTATACCATCTCAGTCTCTACATCCTAATGTATGAGTGAACGAAAGAGGTGACtaatagctttcaatttgcTAATGTTAGGTTATTTCAATAGGGATGGAATAGCAGTCGTGTTGCCAAATTTAccctttcttatttttatttactcCTTAGGATTTTAGAAAGTTAGAATTGAGTTACTTTGATAAAATTTAGAGTgcttatagtttgataaaattttcacaaatactTTCCTTACGAAGGtatatatcaaactataggaatTATTATAATCAATGGTAATAAGAAAATCGGGCTTTGTTTGATTATATTTTGTGTTGTTTACTTGTAGTTTGCATCCATATTGGAACTTGGCACATGAGTTCTACCTTTAAATCTCTAATCAACAAATGTAAATGGATTGACAATCGAGCATATTCAATCCAATTGTGTTTGAAAAGTACGTCGTAtcgttattgttatgtttactGTTATAGTtatcattattgttattgttttagAGAAATATGGTGAATTTTGAGTAAAGCGATAAAAGTAGTTCaattatatttactatttaGGTTCATTACAATTGATCCCTAAATTTGCTATTGAAACTATTCTCAATTATCTTATAGGAAcaaaaattttatcttttaagtttaatttgatttttagacctTCTCTTCCATTtggttattttgtttgtttctacTCTTTGATTTAGTTGGGGTGATATTATCTTGTGTACCTTTCTAATTTATTGTTCAACCATTTACATAATGAAATAGCCAAGATCCAAGTCGCGTATAATAGAGAATCTCAAATTCGATTAGAAACGAACATCTCCAACTTCACTCCATTCTATTTACCATCTCTAAAGTTGCATATGAATATGGTCACTACCAAAAGGAATAATACTTTATTAGAACATTCCTAAAAGAGTGAGAATATGTGCAAAACATCACGTGGGATGAGAATCATTGGAAGATAGGGTCATTAAATGTTGAGgaagtttttaattttgacaaatatcaattaaGATCGATATTAATTTAAACGATAATGaatcaataattttgttttaaaatcgaTAGGGTAAAATTTTCACACGTGTGTATAATTTTCATTTGCTTGTCTTActctatttttatttacttttttaaaatgaattactTGACAACTTTACTTGCTACTTTGATGAGATGTTTTAGAAGAATAATTATATTAAGTGATGTTGAGTTGcttttaattgaaataaaatgaaaacaactaCTTATCATGAAGAACCggtttaaaatgatttaaaatgtttcacTTCTGGAAgttagtttaaattgataatgtTATTAGTTTGCTATTTAAAGTTTGTTTTTAGGGTACATTTATCATCTTGTAATCGAAGTCAATGCAACGCAATTTAGGCAAACGAGGTTCACCTGATTACTTTGTGGTTGTTTACACAACTTTGTAAATGGAAAGAAGTCATGGGGCCCATGTAATTATATTGCCCATAATCCAACAATTTGATTACTTCTATCTGATACTATGATTTCCTTTGCTAAATTATGGGGGACCCATCAAAATTTTCTTACATATTTTGCCCTTTTCTGGAGCCTCTACACCTCgatttgatcttcttcttcattctcacTACTGAGCCTATCAACATTTTGGTATTAACTTCTCCATTTATAGTCCCCGTTTTACTTCTTCGAAAGCATGTACGTTTCTAACCTCTTTCCCGGTAAAGAAACCAGAAACACGTCAGTCTCTTTTCTGAAGACCAAAATAACTCGGACTTGTCAAACTTTACACAGTTTTTCTCTCCATCCTAGTACTTTCCTTGAATGCCTCATTTTTTCTTtgcattttttcatttttgttcatGCTTGATCTCGCTCTGGCTTAGGGTTGATCTTGTTGTCGCTCTTTCTCCAACTCTTGCCATGTGACCAAAACCAGACATGCTAGGTACTTCTTGCTGTGGTTTACGATTGCAGAGTGagattattgttattttttgaGCTTCCAATCTCGAATTCGAGTTCCAAATTTCTGATTGCGTTAATAAATTCCTAACTTGCTCTCCAACCTCATTTCACTCTCACTCCAACTTGCTCTGTAGAAATCAGACACGCTAGGCGCTCTAGCTTTGGTTTAATATTGTAGTTTGAGATTATTgttattcttttaaaatagaaaagaatatatattcattttatagattttagagttgtttacaaatataataaaatgagtctaacttatttacaaataaaaaaaatatcactatctattagTAGTAGACAACAATAGGCaacaatgtctatcagtgtctatcattgatagatagtaacattttgctatatttaaaaatatttctagtaattttatcatttaaaaaaagtaCCCTAGATTTTATATAATTAGCGACtctgtttatatatataatcatctaaaaaaaatatttgttagaAATATTCTATCACTTAAAAAAGAgattattttgtaaatataagTCTACAATCAAATTAAAAACATGAATTTACATAACgagatttaaaataattattatttaattttttaaaatgctacatttttttagtttcggtattaatttttttaaaaaatataaaatttaagttacttaatagaataaaaaaaatgaggattttggtgatcttttcaaattttattcccATTACACATTACGATGCAACCCATCTTATTACACGTTAGTAAACATCATGAATAATTTGATTACCATTGTAGCATATTCCCTTTACAACACAATCCAATTACGACCATACCCTAAATTGCAAATAAATAGGTAAACATacccttaatttaattttcatcatGTTGAGGAGATTCAAACCTTGAACTTTTGGTCAGAATAATAACTTTAACTATGAtcatttgatttaaatttaaaatatatgatgaTTAGACTTtaaggtttattttattttagatcaGTGACTAAATTTAATTGTTGTAAATTTAAAGATTGGACGAAAACATGTCATGATGTTTGCATTAATCATATGTTAAATGGAAAATTAACAAATGATTGTATTGTCATAAAACAATTATACTAAATTGTAAAGTTTATTACAAAATGTTTTTAACGAATAGATACtcaacacttttttttctttttcttttttcttttttcttttttcttttttcttttttctttttcccgtTTTCCACTTTTTTACTTTACGCCGTCCATTTCAACGTTCTACAAATGACCATAACCGCACGGCTCCTCGCCTTACTTCCGCCGCACACTCAACTCTCTGTCCACACTCAAACTAGACGGCGGCCGGCGGGTCATCGTCGCTTTCTCCAGCAACCACCTCTCCGACGACGGCGTTTCTGTGCTAGCTCCAGATCGCTCCTTATTTTCACTCTTCAGTGCAGTGATTGGCATTTCCGGACTTCGAATTTCACTAAGACTACTGAAGTTTAGCTCCATGGAGCTGAGAAGGTTCGGATTCAAGCACTGCGGTTCGTTCGTTCTACTTCTGGTTTCAGGTGATCTGGAATTTCATGAGCTTCcgccttttttttcttttttcttttttttttggtttaagaTGTGGATTATTGTGAAATTGTGGTGTGTTGCTCAGTTAGAGCTATATTGAATTTTGTGATTTTGTGAAGGTTTGTTGTTGCTACCTGTTATGGTGAGCTCAGTTGGAGTGAACTATGGTCAGATAGCGAACAATCTTCCTGCTCCGGAGAATGTAATTCCGTTGGTGAAATCAATTGGAGCTACAAAGGTGAAGCTGTACGATGCGAGTCCGAAGGTTCTTCGCGCATTTGCTAATACGAGCGTGGAGTTCATAGTCGGACTTGGAAACGAGTACTTGGCTAAAATGAAGAATCCGGCATGTGCTGAAGAGTGGGTGAAGAATAATGTTCAAGCGTACTTCCCTGGCACTAAAATCACTTCAATCTTCGTCGGCAATGAGGTATTAACCTTCAATGACACTTCTCTTACTGCTAATTTACTACCGGCGATGCAGAGCGTGCATACAGCGCTCGTAAATCTAGGGCTAGATAAGCAGGTGGCCGTGACGACGGCGCATTCTTTGGCAATACTTGAAACTTCCTATCCGCCTTCCGCCGGAGTCTTCCGTAGGGATTTAGTTGATTGTTTAGTCCCAATCTTGGACTTCCATGTCAAGATCGGCTCCCCGTTCTTGATCAATGCGTACCCTTACTTCGCGTACAAGGCGAATCCGAAGCAGGTTTCGCTGGATTTCGTTCTGTTCCAACCGAACCAAGGGGTTTTAGATCCCGGCTCGA
Proteins encoded:
- the LOC120092763 gene encoding glucan endo-1,3-beta-glucosidase 11, whose product is MELRRFGFKHCGSFVLLLVSGLLLLPVMVSSVGVNYGQIANNLPAPENVIPLVKSIGATKVKLYDASPKVLRAFANTSVEFIVGLGNEYLAKMKNPACAEEWVKNNVQAYFPGTKITSIFVGNEVLTFNDTSLTANLLPAMQSVHTALVNLGLDKQVAVTTAHSLAILETSYPPSAGVFRRDLVDCLVPILDFHVKIGSPFLINAYPYFAYKANPKQVSLDFVLFQPNQGVLDPGSNLHYDNMLFAQIDAVYYALAAVGYKKLPVHISETGWPSKGDEDEAGATQENAKKYNGNLLKFICQKKGTPLRPSSDLNIYVFALFNENMKPGPTSERNYGLFKPDGTPVYQLGFSINDAVGNGTHGTSSSQPSPPGPPTTSTGYLAISSAMERNHRVGFLSALLFLMLFKLLL
- the LOC120092762 gene encoding granule-bound starch synthase 1, chloroplastic/amyloplastic, with the translated sequence MASMGSVTVSNFVSRSSLIVSHGASGSETKTSISQVGVKNQIETHKGLKSLNNLDVLRKRTPASAICRTVSRKTDGLVATAGKIVCEQGMNIVFVAAEVTPWSKTGGLGDVLGGLPPALAARGHRVMTIAPRYDQYKDAWDTNVTVEMQVGDEILTVRFFHCYKRGVDRVFVDHPIFLEKVWGKTKSKLYGPNAGVDYDDNQLRFSLLCQAALLAPLVLNLDSSKYFSGPYGEDVVFVANDWHTALLPCYLKSMYKARGIYETAKVAFCIHNIAYQGRFAFSDFSLLNLPDQFKSSFDFTDGYVKPVKGRKINWMKAGILESDRVLTVSPYYAQELVSGIERGVELDTILRLTTVTGILNGMDVQEWNPTTDKYIPIKFNAETVAEAKALLKEALQAEVGLPVDRNIPLIGFIGRLEEQKGSDILSAAIPNFIHEDVQLVVLGTGKKYLEQQLEGLEIKYPDKARGVAKFNVPLAHLINAAADFLIIPSRFEPCGLIQLQAMPYGTIPLVSTTGGLADTVIDGYTGLQMGAFSVECETVSPADAAAIAKTVLRAIALFGTAAHKEMIQNCMAQDFSWKGPAKQWEKFLLGLGVDNSQPGMEGEEIAPLAKENLATP